Proteins co-encoded in one Scomber scombrus chromosome 14, fScoSco1.1, whole genome shotgun sequence genomic window:
- the crebrf gene encoding CREB3 regulatory factor, which yields MPQPSVSGMEPPFGDDFQNYSFADQALTSTELLATSADPDFMYELDRDMTHRQSPCRDSVVGAGDGGKEMEGCVDQLMGLGECETVYSSSAFEQWDSYWEDLTRYTRLASCDIWGTKEVDFLGLDDFSSPYQDEEVIGRTPTLAQLNSEDSQPVCEALYPPADLTPPGPQPPLSQLPCHSKRPLVPGQGFGPGIARPSPSAASFSRPSRSLLADFPESSQKATRPVPSSTETMAKTQSHLSLIQDHPQVQTKTQGQGAKMAAPPSNGPDFVRKAKVRVSAVHKAQPDMPSPTDSNPPLPLSQPQDEKASTSAITTLVGLPGASASGSGSFERRAEGAGRRELPVAWSAAVPQLVEASQALEGSTSGLVSSGDSVAGVSGGVLVVEGTEKSKEEEHNYSLFLTRSRLAGRAHSQLEEDEEEEEEEEEEAEEEEGDGLELDDEDHDEGFGSEHELSENEEEEEEEEEEEEDEDYEADKDDDMSDAFSEPGCDVELMEDIKGLTAGVSSRKRGKRRYFWEYSEQLTPSKQERMLKPSEWDRHTLPSNLYQKNGPLHGKYMLKKSRRTDVEDLTPNPRKLLQIGTELRKLNKVISDLTPVSELPLTARPWSRKEKNKLASRACRLKKKAQYEANKVKLWGLSTEYDRLLFVINAIKEEIVVRVEDSSPRSTNMTDTLDRLIQETLVAPPVAGQTSDFVNKILETTGRGDPTGGLVGLRVPTSKI from the exons ATGCCTCAG CCTAGCGTTAGTGGGATGGAGCCTCCTTTTGGGGACGACTTTCAGAACTACTCGTTTGCTGACCAGGCCCTGACCAGCACTGAGCTGCTCGCCACGAGCGCTGACCCAGATTTCATGTACGAACTG gaCAGAGACATGACCCACCGACAGAGCCCCTGTCGGGACAGCGTTGTGGGAGCCGGGGACGGAGGCAAGGAGATGGAGGGCTGTGTGGATCAGCTCATGGGTCTGGGCGAGTGTGAGACAGTCTACAGCAGCTCAGCGTTCGAACAGTGGGACTCCTACTGGGAAGACCTCACCAG ATATACGCGGCTGGCCAGCTGTGACATCTGGGGCACCAAAGAGGTGGACTTCCTCGGACTGGATGACTTTTCTAGCCCCTACCAGGACGAGGAAGTGATTGGCCGAACCCCGACGCTGGCTCAGCTCAACAGCGAGGATTCGCAGCCTGTGTGTGAGGCGCTCTACCCCCCTGCTGACCTGACCCCGCCTGGCCCCCAGCCTCCGCTGTCCCAGCTTCCCTGTCACAGTAAGAGACCCCTGGTCCCCGGCCAAGGATTTGGCCCCGGCATTGCACGGCCCTCCCCGAGTGCCGCATCCTTCTCCCGTCCCTCCCGCAGCCTTCTCGCAGACTTCCCTGAAAGCTCTCAAAAAGCCACCAGGCCTGTCCCCTCCAGCACTGAGACTATGGCCAAGACCCAGAGTCATCTCAGTCTCATCCAGGACCACCCTCAAGTTCAAACCAAGACTCAGGGGCAGGGAGCCAAGATGGCAGCCCCACCCTCTAACGGCCCTGACTTTGTGCGGAAGGCTAAAGTCCGTGTGAGTGCTGTGCATAAAGCTCAACCCGACATGCCCTCCCCCACTGATTCAAACCCCCCTCTACCACTCTCCCAACCCCAAGATGAGAAAGCCTCCACTTCAGCTATCACCACCTTGGTGGGACTTCCTGGTGCCTCAGCCAGTGGATCTGGCAGCTTTGAGAGGAGGGCGGAGGGAGCGGGGAGACGAGAGTTGCCTGTAGCCTGGTCTGCCGCTGTGCCTCAACTGGTCGAGGCGAGCCAGGCGCTGGAGGGAAGCACCTCTGGGCTGGTGAGCAGCGGCGATAGCGTGGCAGGAGTTAGTGGTGGTGTTCTGGTTGTCGAAGGCACGGAGAAAAGTAAGGAGGAGGAACACAACTACTCTCTGTTCCTGACCCGTAGCAGACTGGCCGGCAGAGCCCACTCCCAGctggaggaagacgaggaggaggaggaggaggaagaggaagaggcggaggaggaggaaggcgaTGGGCTGGAGCTAGACGACGAAGACCACGATGAGGGTTTTGGCAGCGAGCACGAGCTGTctgagaatgaggaggaggaggaggaggaggaggaagaggaggaggatgaagattaCGAAGCAGACAAAGATGACGACATGAGTGACGCCTTTTCTGAGCCAG GCTGTGACGTGGAGCTGATGGAGGACATTAAAGGCCTGACAGCAGGAGTCTCAAGCCGGAAGAGAGGCAAGCGTCGCTACTTCTGGGAGTACAGCGAGCAGCTCACCCCCTCCAAACAGGAACGTATGCTTAAGCCATCTGAGTGGGACAGACATACGCTGCCTAGCAACCTGTACCAGAAGAATGGGCCTCTCCATg GAAAATACATGCTGAAGAAGTCTCGTCGCACAGACGTGGAAGATCTGACTCCCAATCCACGAAAGCTGCTGCAGATCGGCACTGAGCTCCGGAAACTGAACAAGGTGATCAGTGACTTGACCCCCGTCAGCGAGCTGCCTCTCACTGCACGACCATGGTCCCGCAAGGAGAAGAACAAGCTGGCGTCCAG AGCTTGTCGTTTAAAAAAGAAGGCTCAATATGAAGCAAACAAGGTGAAGCTGTGGGGACTCAGCACAGAGTACG ATCGGCTGCTGTTTGTGATCAACGCCATCAAGGAGGAGATAGTGGTACGAGTGGAGGACTCTTCTCCGCGTTCAACCAACATGACTGACACCCTGGACAGGCTCATCCAGGAGACTCTTG TTGCAccacctgttgctgggcagactTCAGACTTTGTCAACAAAATCTTGGAGACCACAGGACGCGGCGATCCCACCGGTGGACTGGTCGGCCTGAGAGTCCCAACCTCCAAAATCTAG